The genomic stretch AAAGCCATCGTTTCTTGATTCAGTTTCTCTGGCTTTCCTTTATACTTCTTTTGTAGTTCTTGAAGCTTAGGCTGAATCTCGACAGTTTTCCTCATGGATTTCATTTGCTTCCAAGTCAAAGGAAAGATTACAGTTTTAATTATGATTGTTAGAAGTATAATAGCTAAACCATAACTAGCAACCCCAACCAAGTCAGTTAGATTATATAACCACTTCAATAACAAAGTCATCCATTCAACAAAAGTACTCACATGAACCCTCCTTATACCGGATCGTAACCGCCAGGGTGAAAGGGATGGCATTTAGAAATTCTCACAAGAGATTTCCAGCTTCCTTTTATAACCCCGTATTTCTGTAGAGCCTGAATAGAATATTCTGAGCAGGTAGGATAAAAGCGGCAAGATGGCCGTTTTAAAGGAGAAATAAATCGTTGATAAAACCGAATTAATCCAACCAAAATAGCTTTCATACTAATACCATCCTGTGGAACAATTAGTTTAGATCCACACCCTTAATAGCTTTTGCTCTATATAAGCTTTTTACAAGACTATTTTCTACTTCTGAATAGGAAACTCCTTTAATAGAAGAACGAGCAATACAAATAATTTGAGTATTTTCATTAATCTCTAGAAGATGGCGCCGAATGACTTCTCTCA from Desulfitobacterium dichloroeliminans LMG P-21439 encodes the following:
- the yidD gene encoding membrane protein insertion efficiency factor YidD, whose protein sequence is MKAILVGLIRFYQRFISPLKRPSCRFYPTCSEYSIQALQKYGVIKGSWKSLVRISKCHPFHPGGYDPV